Proteins from one Paenibacillus amylolyticus genomic window:
- a CDS encoding fibronectin type III domain-containing protein, translated as MDYAFAKNTWYTLKVVLSGSSIRGYIVENGSDRLVFDLVDPTYGSGAVGIRNKWQSVHADDVIIAERPPENDIQLSIAEHTASSVSLQWSELGGASGYRLYRSSTPEGGYSLVTRTGSLAHTDGGLSGDTVYYYKLAYEYGGLTESSWTAPLEVRTSATAPQAPAELKATALNATRVQLSWPAVDKATGYRVVRAEAGSEQYEQIYEGKGLTYTDQALEPGTSYSYHVTAFNAAGESAGTVAEATTYAIDSPAAFAVTALTDTSISLGWNALPGSDVTYTLFRSTNATGTYQQIYSGSESTFNDSGLTMGTGYFYTIQATVDGVASPASAPLGAATVRTSITPGQLWPDLDGKPIDAHGAGFFYDEQTETYYWYGEYHKGGWPAVGVRVYSSKDLMNWTDRGMALTTLQSMDDFDNDPLISKLYAGREDRVDIWADIRKGRIIERPKVIYNDKTKKYVMWAHMDGDKDPYNDNANYGKARAGYAISDSPTGPFVYQKSYRMDRAPEGEKDYFPSDQGMARDMTLFKDDDGTGYLIYSSEENLTLYISKLNEDYSDVTGWHKEGRTDDKGNPVRDSTYQAEYGVDYVRVFPGGQREAPAMFKYQGKYYILTSGASGWAPNENKVTVADNIFGRWSTQTNPFVRTLPSDPDPGKAFGTQTTSVIPVDPEKGKFIYVGDTWNGGNFANDAAKYVFLPIEFGIGSDIAIKWYNSWTPDLLNSMGKVDIADPLPEAVPLGKVPSLPTTLNVRDGGELVSTPAVWTIDNRAMTAEDFAKPGPLTLQVTTPEYNNKKQAVRVNVIPDNALYFVNSGGYETADYNLMGAYMKGTLANPGTADQMYAPAEGRHWGYTSVDALPSGSNGGDIFSSVRYLNGGNVSNSPKGTDLTYRFDVPNGTYDVYAGFNDPWTNVSRRANFIINGTNTGAVTFTPAGVRAHQGINVTDNKLELTVRNTASQDPMISWIMIVKPDATPPVNDSAGLNADAVGSTSATLQWDAHLGAASYKLYRSDREQGEYKVVYTGNGREYTDSELNPGTAYYYKVEAFDAMGQPLRDVSSAYQVHTAQQSAADVATGITALEQPSAGAKKLKLPSVPQGFTVKIASSSEPSVIQTDGTIVPPSKETTVLLALEVTRIADDSKALTVPLTVKVLASVPSPGGTDPGSGGNPGGSGSGNSGGQSGSSSPSAENAVPQPKPEKDRSVLELQGQSDQKGVVQSNVDASTIKEAFRVAPSTDSGQRLVELRLKPVSGATAYEVTLPASALIDQSESHVFNMVTELGMLELPATLLTKDIVGDGIAFIRMSRTELPKTVADQLGTLYGVQLELQLNGQPWPSESKLNLRLPYPLSPNAQEDRIVAFVIGANGVASPLPQSYYDPNSGQLVFSVTSPTGNYAVVSVEQTFTDLAELQWAKKAMEALAVRGVIDAKASNDSTELHPKQEMTRGQYMQWLMTALGLNASSGNAFMDVNEKAPYYEAVTAARSLGITSGTGDGRFLPESTITRQEMMTLTVRALAAAGLVDAEKAATDNLTRFRDASEIRSYARDSVALLVDLGIAHGYNGEVKPLDEATRAESAALLYAMMSKLVWKK; from the coding sequence GTGGACTATGCATTTGCCAAAAATACATGGTATACCCTCAAGGTGGTGTTATCAGGTAGCAGCATTCGAGGATATATCGTGGAAAATGGCTCCGATCGGTTAGTATTTGATCTGGTCGATCCTACATACGGGTCGGGTGCCGTGGGCATTCGGAACAAGTGGCAATCGGTACATGCAGATGACGTGATCATTGCTGAGCGACCGCCGGAGAACGATATTCAGCTCTCTATCGCCGAGCATACGGCGTCTTCGGTTTCCTTGCAATGGTCTGAACTCGGGGGTGCATCAGGTTATCGCCTTTACCGTTCCTCTACGCCTGAAGGCGGCTATTCTCTGGTAACCCGTACCGGATCTTTGGCACACACGGATGGCGGATTAAGCGGGGATACGGTCTACTATTACAAACTCGCCTATGAATACGGAGGATTAACTGAATCCTCATGGACTGCTCCGCTGGAAGTTCGAACTTCTGCTACTGCGCCACAGGCTCCGGCTGAATTAAAGGCTACTGCACTTAACGCGACCCGTGTTCAGCTTTCTTGGCCTGCTGTGGATAAGGCGACTGGTTATCGTGTGGTTCGGGCCGAAGCTGGCAGTGAGCAATACGAGCAGATCTACGAAGGGAAGGGGCTCACTTATACAGATCAGGCACTTGAGCCAGGCACCAGCTACAGCTATCACGTAACGGCCTTCAATGCGGCTGGTGAGTCAGCTGGCACGGTTGCAGAAGCGACAACATACGCCATTGATTCTCCTGCAGCGTTCGCTGTCACAGCCTTAACGGATACATCAATCTCTCTGGGGTGGAATGCTCTTCCTGGATCTGATGTAACGTATACGCTCTTCAGGTCTACCAATGCTACGGGTACGTATCAGCAGATCTATAGTGGCAGTGAAAGCACCTTTAATGATAGTGGTCTGACGATGGGCACAGGATATTTTTACACCATTCAGGCGACTGTGGACGGTGTAGCTTCTCCAGCATCCGCACCATTGGGTGCTGCCACGGTTCGCACAAGCATTACACCAGGGCAATTGTGGCCAGATCTGGACGGGAAGCCAATTGATGCGCATGGTGCAGGCTTTTTTTACGATGAACAGACGGAGACCTATTACTGGTATGGCGAATATCATAAAGGCGGCTGGCCAGCGGTTGGTGTGCGTGTGTATTCTTCCAAGGATCTGATGAACTGGACAGACCGAGGCATGGCTCTAACAACACTTCAATCCATGGATGATTTTGACAATGATCCGTTGATCTCCAAATTGTATGCGGGGCGTGAGGACCGCGTGGATATCTGGGCAGATATTCGCAAAGGACGGATCATTGAACGACCGAAGGTTATCTACAACGACAAAACAAAGAAATACGTGATGTGGGCCCACATGGACGGTGACAAGGACCCGTATAACGATAATGCGAACTACGGTAAGGCTCGGGCCGGTTATGCGATCAGCGATTCTCCAACTGGACCTTTTGTGTATCAGAAGAGTTACCGAATGGACAGAGCTCCGGAAGGGGAGAAGGATTACTTCCCAAGTGATCAGGGCATGGCTCGTGACATGACGTTGTTCAAGGACGATGACGGTACCGGTTATCTGATCTACTCCAGCGAAGAAAACCTGACGCTCTATATCTCCAAACTGAATGAAGATTACAGTGACGTAACGGGTTGGCATAAGGAAGGACGAACGGATGACAAGGGCAATCCGGTACGTGATTCGACCTATCAGGCCGAGTACGGCGTAGATTACGTGCGGGTGTTCCCGGGTGGGCAACGCGAAGCACCGGCCATGTTCAAGTATCAGGGGAAATATTATATTTTGACTTCCGGAGCTTCCGGCTGGGCCCCTAACGAAAACAAAGTGACAGTGGCGGATAACATTTTTGGCCGGTGGTCAACACAGACCAATCCGTTCGTGCGCACGTTGCCAAGTGACCCCGATCCAGGCAAGGCTTTCGGCACACAGACCACATCCGTCATTCCGGTTGATCCGGAAAAAGGCAAATTCATTTACGTGGGGGATACGTGGAACGGGGGCAATTTCGCAAATGATGCTGCAAAATACGTGTTCTTGCCTATTGAGTTCGGTATTGGCTCCGACATCGCAATCAAGTGGTATAACAGCTGGACACCGGATCTGCTGAATTCGATGGGCAAGGTGGATATCGCTGATCCGTTGCCAGAAGCAGTGCCGCTTGGCAAAGTGCCGTCTCTGCCAACCACATTGAATGTGCGCGACGGCGGTGAACTGGTGTCAACCCCAGCAGTATGGACCATTGACAACCGGGCCATGACGGCAGAAGATTTTGCTAAGCCAGGACCGCTCACGTTGCAGGTAACGACACCGGAATATAACAACAAAAAACAGGCGGTTCGTGTAAATGTCATTCCAGATAATGCCCTATATTTTGTGAACAGCGGAGGATACGAAACGGCAGATTACAATCTTATGGGTGCCTATATGAAAGGAACACTGGCCAACCCGGGAACGGCAGACCAGATGTACGCTCCGGCAGAGGGTCGCCATTGGGGGTATACCAGCGTAGATGCATTACCATCCGGTTCAAATGGCGGAGACATATTCTCGAGCGTACGTTATCTGAACGGGGGCAATGTCAGCAATTCACCTAAAGGCACAGACTTAACCTACAGATTTGATGTGCCAAACGGGACGTACGATGTGTACGCCGGATTCAACGATCCATGGACCAATGTATCGCGTAGAGCAAATTTTATCATCAATGGCACGAATACCGGTGCTGTCACGTTTACACCTGCCGGTGTGAGAGCACACCAAGGGATTAACGTAACAGACAACAAGCTAGAGTTGACCGTGCGCAATACGGCATCGCAGGACCCGATGATTAGTTGGATTATGATCGTTAAGCCAGATGCCACGCCACCGGTTAATGACAGTGCTGGTCTCAATGCTGATGCAGTGGGTTCAACGAGTGCAACGCTTCAATGGGATGCTCATCTTGGTGCAGCAAGCTACAAGCTTTACCGCTCAGATCGTGAGCAAGGTGAGTACAAGGTGGTTTATACCGGCAATGGACGGGAGTATACGGACAGTGAACTGAATCCCGGTACGGCATATTATTACAAAGTGGAAGCTTTTGACGCGATGGGGCAACCTCTGAGAGATGTATCTTCTGCATATCAGGTGCACACGGCTCAGCAGAGTGCTGCTGATGTAGCTACAGGCATTACGGCACTGGAACAGCCTTCCGCAGGTGCGAAAAAACTGAAGTTGCCATCCGTGCCGCAAGGTTTCACAGTGAAGATTGCTTCCAGTTCGGAACCGTCCGTCATTCAAACCGATGGAACGATTGTCCCACCATCGAAGGAAACAACAGTACTACTTGCGCTGGAAGTTACTCGAATTGCTGACGACAGCAAAGCCCTGACTGTACCGTTGACGGTGAAGGTACTTGCCTCTGTTCCTTCCCCTGGAGGTACGGACCCTGGTTCGGGCGGTAATCCAGGCGGTTCTGGTTCAGGCAACAGTGGTGGACAATCAGGAAGTAGCAGCCCAAGTGCAGAGAATGCGGTACCTCAGCCTAAACCTGAGAAAGACCGTTCTGTTCTTGAGTTGCAGGGGCAGTCTGACCAGAAGGGTGTAGTGCAGTCCAACGTGGATGCTTCAACGATTAAAGAAGCTTTTCGAGTTGCGCCCTCAACAGATTCGGGACAGCGCCTGGTCGAACTCCGGCTGAAGCCGGTTTCAGGAGCAACGGCATATGAAGTGACTCTGCCTGCCTCTGCGTTGATAGATCAGAGTGAGTCCCATGTGTTCAACATGGTTACAGAGCTGGGGATGTTGGAACTTCCCGCGACATTGTTAACGAAGGATATCGTTGGTGATGGGATTGCATTCATCCGAATGAGCAGAACGGAGTTGCCAAAAACAGTCGCTGATCAGCTTGGCACGCTGTATGGAGTCCAGCTTGAGCTTCAATTGAATGGTCAACCATGGCCATCGGAAAGCAAGTTGAATCTTCGTCTGCCTTACCCATTATCGCCAAATGCTCAGGAGGATCGGATTGTAGCATTTGTCATTGGCGCGAACGGTGTGGCAAGCCCCTTGCCGCAAAGTTACTACGATCCAAACAGCGGGCAGCTTGTATTTTCCGTAACGTCACCGACAGGGAATTATGCTGTTGTATCCGTGGAGCAGACATTTACAGACCTTGCAGAATTGCAGTGGGCCAAGAAAGCGATGGAGGCATTGGCTGTTCGAGGTGTGATTGATGCCAAGGCAAGTAATGATTCCACAGAGTTGCATCCAAAACAGGAGATGACCCGGGGCCAATACATGCAATGGTTGATGACTGCGCTGGGTTTGAATGCTTCTTCCGGGAATGCGTTTATGGATGTAAACGAAAAGGCTCCATATTACGAAGCAGTTACAGCTGCGCGTTCGCTGGGCATTACCAGTGGTACCGGTGATGGGCGCTTCCTGCCAGAGTCCACGATCACTCGTCAGGAGATGATGACGTTGACAGTGAGGGCACTTGCAGCGGCTGGACTGGTTGACGCCGAGAAGGCTGCAACAGATAACCTTACTCGTTTCCGTGACGCCTCCGAGATTCGCTCCTATGCCAGGGATAGTGTGGCATTACTTGTGGATCTGGGGATCGCACACGGGTACAACGGTGAGGTGAAACCACTTGACGAAGCGACCCGAGCCGAATCGGCTGCGTTACTATATGCGATGATGAGCAAACTGGTATGGAAGAAATGA
- a CDS encoding helix-turn-helix domain-containing protein, protein MEHEMKQYESGVQAMLELVGGKWRILILHQLISGKKRTSELRRAIPGITQKVLTQQLRELEKNEIIHRIIHPEIPPKVEYELTAYGLTLQDIIDRICLWGEKHLDRVYGDKSRVLGNHFSDYIPLSTSTFSGHPIKNKTKPSSV, encoded by the coding sequence GTGGAACATGAAATGAAACAATATGAGAGTGGTGTGCAGGCGATGCTGGAACTGGTCGGTGGAAAATGGAGAATTCTTATTCTGCATCAGCTGATATCAGGTAAAAAACGAACAAGTGAACTTCGCAGAGCCATTCCTGGCATTACCCAGAAGGTTTTAACCCAGCAGCTGCGTGAACTGGAGAAGAATGAAATCATCCATCGGATTATTCATCCCGAGATTCCGCCCAAGGTCGAGTATGAACTGACAGCGTATGGCTTGACACTTCAGGACATCATTGACCGCATATGTCTATGGGGAGAGAAACACTTGGACAGAGTATACGGAGATAAAAGCAGAGTGCTGGGAAATCATTTTAGTGACTATATCCCACTTTCAACCTCGACATTTTCGGGCCATCCAATTAAAAATAAAACAAAACCATCCTCGGTTTAA
- a CDS encoding NAD(P)H oxidoreductase, whose amino-acid sequence MKVKLVVTHPRQDSLTFAVMNRFIEGMKENSHEIDILDLYHDGFDPLYGVEDERDWQNPDKQHAPVIRKELDRVLAADAIVFVFPIWWYNVPSMLKAYLDKVWNMGLLNKANSKKALWIALAGGTEASFHKYDYYNMISNYLNNGIAGYARMQESRVEFLYETISESKEHIESLLEQAYQIGKHYN is encoded by the coding sequence ATGAAAGTTAAACTGGTCGTTACTCACCCAAGACAGGATTCCTTAACATTTGCCGTGATGAATCGTTTTATAGAAGGAATGAAGGAGAATTCCCATGAGATCGATATCCTCGATCTATATCATGACGGATTCGATCCATTATATGGCGTAGAAGATGAGCGAGACTGGCAAAATCCCGATAAACAGCATGCCCCTGTGATTCGCAAAGAGTTGGATCGTGTGCTTGCGGCTGATGCCATTGTATTTGTTTTCCCAATTTGGTGGTATAACGTTCCCTCCATGCTCAAAGCTTATCTGGACAAGGTATGGAACATGGGGCTGCTGAACAAGGCAAACTCGAAAAAGGCCCTATGGATTGCACTAGCCGGGGGAACGGAGGCTTCATTCCATAAATACGACTATTACAACATGATCTCCAATTACCTGAATAACGGGATCGCAGGCTATGCAAGAATGCAGGAATCGCGAGTCGAATTCCTCTATGAAACGATTTCAGAATCCAAAGAACATATCGAAAGCTTACTGGAGCAAGCCTATCAAATCGGCAAACATTACAATTAA